TCTCCACATCTTCCTAGGGTGCCTCCACATCTTCCTAGGTAGACTAATACAATGTATAATCTAGATACATAATAAGGTATAAACATTCATGTATTTAGTTCATTCTAGAatttttggaaaatacatcaacttTAAAATATACTAATAGGATTTCTCTGTCGAAAAAATGTACCAGCACCAGTATAATTTTCCAGAAGTCCGTAAACCCAAAAATCTAATCTCTTTCTACTATAAAGCACCTATCAAAATTATAGAGATTGTTGTCTGTATCATTTACCTAGCTAAGAGTTGATGATTGTTGTTCCTCACCTTCCATGTTTTACAGGGTAATAGCTGAGAACAAATCAGAGCACCTTTCCTCTGTACAAGACCAGCATAACAGCGAGCTAGAGAGCTGAAATCGCCACTGGAATTCTTCTGTGCAACAATGGAATTCATCATGCTTGTTCACGGATTATGCAAAACTCATCATAATTCATTCATAAAATCACCAACTCATTGTTCTTATTCAGGAAGATGCCTTGCTGGTAAAAGATACCTATGCATGTCATGCACTGTAGAAGTCCCCCTTCTTTTGTTGGTACAACCCACACAACATAAGCAAAATGCAAGGTTTTCAACGTGTATGGCTGGTAAATATTTATGCTCATTTTGCAGATTTATCACATCCCTTATTTTCTGATGTACCACAAACCACAAAAAATAATTATCCAATTTCTAGGAGATGATGGTATCTTCATAAGTCATTTCTAAGATGAAAGCAAAAGATTTTTCTCCAAACAAGAAAAACagaggaagaaaagaggggcagaagaagacaaaaataAAATGCCTGTTCGATCTTCATAAAAAGCTATATCCGAATTGGGGAAAAGGTAGATTTagacaaaaaaaaagcatgaaaaTTCAAGTGGAGGATTGAAAAGAGGCTGATTAGGAGTTTCCAGATTAACATCTCATAATAATAGAAGGAATTTTAGCCATTTGATAGCCAAGGAAATTTTTTCCACAATGTTAACCTGTTACTAaaacacaaaagaaaaacattgttGGGCTTTTCGCTGCCATTTCTTATGGCGTAGATAGCTGACAAACATGAAACATAAAGAACAAGCTTCTAATCTGTTACAGTAGAACCAACGGAACACAACAAAGCCACAAAACATGGCATCTGCCTTATTATCTTTATTAACACTTAACAGTGAACATGCGAGCTAACCACAGGGAAGTCCTGGGGTGTCATCCATGCATACTTGAACTTAATGCGAACCCCTCTGGGGATCGGCTGGCCCTCTCCGAGAACGCAGCGCTCAGCATCCACTGGTCTGATGGCCCGACGATCCACCGGTTCGACACTGCTGAGGCCATAGCACTGCACAAACACCTTAGACTGAGCGCAATCACATTTGTTGCTCACTGTCACCTCATACTCTGGCTTTCCCTCAACAATATCACCAGTCCTCGCCTGATCGATAGCTATCTCTGAGACACTGCATGGCGCTCCCCAGCCTACATTGACAGCAATCacattagaagatcaaatcaaatcaaatcaaaCAAGTATAATTCTGAGCATAGTTagtgagagaagaaaaaaatttgtttGCCTCCATTTATGATAGAAAGAAGAAGGATAGCTAAGAAGATGCTGAGGGCCGCTCCCATGGCTTCAACTCCGGCAGGGTCTTGTGACTATCATTGGCTCTTTCTGGTGAAGTCGGAGCCCCGCCTTAATCATAGGGGAATAGAAAGGACAactaacgggtcgggtcggctgGCATCAAGCATGATTCGCATGTTCGAACTGACagccatatttaaaaatagaaaataaataaaaatatgactGTCTTTCTCTACCATATCATTTTATACTAACCTTAATGGAACAACAAGGCTTTGATGGCACCATGTCCGGGGCCGGATTCACTTAGTACATAAAGTTCAAGTAGATCCAATAATTAATCAAATTAGAGCAGATCTTTTCTTAACCTAGACATGCATCAAGATTCTGAGAATCACCACTCTCATGTCAGATCCCCGATTCACTACTAGAAAGTTTGTTCTCAGGAATGGCAAAAGGGTAGGGTATCCCTAAAATTTGCCCTACCCATAACCCATTTAAAATTCTACTTTCCAAACCCAACCCAATCCGATTAAAATTTTGCCCAAAAATCCCAAACCCATTGTGACAATTCAGAaatttatccaaaatggctagccagaaggtatttttGCGTTCCTTAgttctgtataaatacccaaaatCTCCCTAATAAATAaccgatatgagactaaacacacgctcggATGAATTCTCATATACGCCCCCCGTTTATGCCCTCATGCCCTTGCTAGGCTATGGGTCtagatccattcaaatctaataaaaAACACCACAATTGACCCGTAGTCAATCCCAATAAACCCGTGCtacagtgtctcctagtccacatgggCTATAAGCTGGATCTATTCTGACACTATTTATAACAATCTAGGTTTTCACCTAAAATGGTTAGTTAGAAGGtaatatttggattttttgatcctatataagtatctaaaATTTTTCCAACGAATAatcaatgtgagactaaacacatgtccgcatgggtcctcacatactctctctgttcaagtcctgacgtcctcgtcaggctaagagttccaatccattgaaatccaatcacaaacacaatgagaaGGGTTTGCTCAAATATGCCAGTATTGTAGTACCctttagtccacataggttatgggctgagattgctctgataccatttgtaataactcAAGGACTCATCTAAAATGgctagttagaaagtattttttgggttccttagtcctctataagtacccaagatttttTCAATGAATAACAGATATGGGACTGCAACACGGGCTCATTGACGTTGACCAAGGGccgatcttggatatttatgcAGGATTTAGATTCTTTGCCTGACGAAGATGCAAAGGCTTAAATGAGGGGTGTTGGGGAGAAGAGGGGGCTCCGgacttagtctcacatcggttgaGTAGTGGAAATGATTGTGCTTTATAAAGAAGGGCACACTCCCTTCCCTCGAGAGGCaccttttaaaagaaaaatccgTGAGGAAAATATTGCCTTCAAAGGCGGCGCACGTGCGTCCTTCCCCAAAGCAGACAATACCTACCGTCAGGATGCAACCCCTTTTCCTGCTTTAACAGATGGTGTGGTGAGCGTGGACCCCCCTATAACCCCGTAAAACCTTCGAGTTGGCACAAATCCTTTCCACTAGGGAGGCTAGTGTTGGGGAGAAGAGGGGGCCCcagacttagtcccacatcggttgagTAGTGAAAATGATTGTCTTATAAGGAGGGGCACACCCCCTTCCCTTAAGAGGCGCCTTTTAAAGGGTAAAGCCATGAGGAGAATATTGCCTTCAAAGGCGGCGCATGTGCGTTCTTCtgcaaagcggacaataccttccgTCGGAAGGCAACTCCTTTTTCTACTCTAATAAGGAGAGCATGTGAGAACCTGTGCAATCGTGTGTTtggtcccacatcagttattttttggatagatcttggatatttatgcagaatcaagaaaaaaataatatttttcggctagccattttgggtgaggtcctaggttgttacaaatggtatcaaagcaaaCCCAACCCATGGCCCATGTGGACTCGGAGACACTGCAGTATGGGCTCATTGAGGTAGATCATGgcccgatcgtggtgtttacaattggattcgaattcttagcctgatgaggacaCTAAGGCTTAAACAAGGAGAATATATGACAAACTGTGTAGGCGTGTATTtatcctacatcggttattcgttggatagatcttggatacttatggagaatcaagaaactcaaataatatcttttggctagccattttgactGAGATCTTAGGTTGTTACACCCATCCCATCAAAAAATGGTAAATTCATTGGGTACCAGAATCTACCTGATTAATTTACATTCGGATTAGATTATTTAGGTAGGGTTGGGTAATCGACCtggaatttcaagaaaaaataaaaagaagggaGATAATATCAAGAAAAAGTAGGTGTAAATAATTTGGAGAACAATTTAAGTATAATGAGTCTACTAGCTTAATGGTTAAGGTAGATGTTAGATATTTTTGAGGTTTAGGGTTAAGTCCTCtaacacaatatatatatatatatatatatatatatatatatatatatatatatatatatatatatatatatatatatatatatatatatataattttataatcGGGTTTGGGTAATGGGTACCTAAGGGAGAATCTCAAATCAATCCCAAATCCTAATtggttttaattttaaatcccaAAACCCATCACAAATCCTATAGGATTTTGCTAAATGGATCCTATTAGGGTTCGGGGTGGGTCAAGTACCTAAAAGAATCCATCTGGCTGCCATCCCTATTTGATCTCATAGATTAGGTCTATTGCTacgttttttttctattttttcaatGGTATGTTGAACTAACTAATAGATGCTTATTTTTCGGAAAATGGACAAGTTGGTTTAGTCAGGCCAGGTTAGTGTCAACCATATTTCAGACTTATGCGCTCGAACGAATTTGAATATAGATTTGATCCAATAGTAAATGGGTTGATGGGCCTCATTCCCATAAACATATGTTTGTAGTCTAGTTGATCGGTATGCCTCGATGTAGTCAATCCATATTTCTAGCTCAGCTATAGGGTCAACAGTGTATCTTTCGCACGAAAGatggattcaccttccttcgcaaGAAACCACCATTGGATCTTCAGCGGCACGCTTTGAGATTGATGCTAATGGATAAGTGGCGGAGCTTGGAATCCTTTGAGATCTGTTTAGTAGGCCATCCAGTGGTGGTTTTGCATGAAGGCAAACCGTTATTTCTTACGGAAGATAGATCCCGGTCCCTTAGCTCAATTAGCTCTTCTCAAAGTGGGATTGAACTACCTAGTGCACCTTTTTTTGAATTCATGAAGTAACATCTTCCAAATTAGActtgatgggaggcaaaatggatcgtcctactctGACATGGAGTCACCCAATTCCGGCCGAGCTGACCTTAAAACCGAGCGGGCCGAAGAGGCTCCCTCCATCGAAGGTACAATGACGTTCCAGTCCGAGCTTTGGGGTGCCCTATGGTGTCGACCGTGAGCCGAAGAAGCTTCCTCGACCGCAGGCAACGACGCCCCGCCAAGAGCCAAACAGACCTCGATCCCGCCAAGAGCCAGGCCGACCTCAATCGGccaaaggccgagccgacctcaagGGGGAGGCCAGGCCGACCTCGGCTAGAGCCAGGCTGACCTCAAACCCTGCTAAAGGCCAAGCCAAGCTCGGCCCTATCAACTTTGATCCCATCGAAGATCCTACAGATCTCATGCCCAAGCGCCGAGTGGCCAGATCGTGTCATGTGGCAGACCCAGAGGCTCTTTCAATAGATCTTCCTGAATCGCGGTTTAAAAGCTGGTCATTATGATAGCCGCCTCAGGGGACAGGACATTGATGACTGACCCCTCGCATACCACCTGGTAATGCCTCGGAGTGAGTGCGCACGCAACGCATTTAAGAACTCCCTCGATCACTTCCATTTGGAATGACTGGCGGATCCTCAGAATAGATTCGGAAAGATATCTCCTGAATTCTCCACCCGCAAATTGATTTCTGTGTTGTACGCCACCTCCAATTGATGGCCAATTGATCACGAATCGACTTAAAATTTCAGGTAACGGCCAAGACCCTCATCCTATAAAAAGGGGTAGGGAAGGACCTTTGGTAAGCCATTATAAACTATTTTAAGCTATAAGAAGCTATTTAAGCTACTCAGAAACCTCTCCAAAAATCCGGCTAACTTAGCCATCTGAAGGCCTTCACCGGAATTCCTGACCAAGGCTTTTTATAGGTATCTTGGAGTGCAGGAGGTGGCCCTCTTTCTCCGTCCCGGCCGGTGTCTACTCGGCTTCTTCCGGCGTGGTCATCCTCACTTTCGATTTCAACcacaacaagacttcatccaactgGATTAGGGCCGGGCAATATGAAACCATTAAGTTGGTTATATTTGTTTGAATTAGTGAGATATGACGGATTGAGCGGCATTCTCGCGTTTTTGATGCCGTGACCTTGGGGAGTTCTGATTAGGTCAGAGCTCTGGAGTAAGTTTTGGCCTTTCTTTTGGAGTTTTATGAGCCTCCCTCTTGGACTATTGCGAGGGGTTTTGTTTTCTAGTGGTTGAAGTCTTTGTTTGTGATATAATTAGGTAATGGGTGGTTCATGCATGAATGGTATCACTGAGTCCTCCTTGGTTTGGCACCTCCCAAGAAGTCACATGGCATGTGGGGAAGGTACAGCTCTCGTGTCTTGGATTTTGATAATCTAAGGAGATGCATGTGGGAATGAATAGAAAGGGATGGGAAAGGATAAGAGTTTGATGTGGACCATGATATTAATATAACAGTAATGTTGTAGCCGTTGTAGGCCGTTAATTAACAACATAATAAGATATCGTTatctaaggaaaaaaaatcaaacagtaattattcttttttatGTTATCTTTTTACTGCATCTTAACGGTTTGTAAAGGCAACATAATGGTACCATGGTTGTCTTATAGCTGAATCGTATCATTTTTTACCattgttgaaatattttaaagatattaataaatataagaaaaatactTCCGGGCATCGATTGTGCTCACATAAAAGATTCATTGGGAAACTCTGTTGTCAACTAATCTGCAAATCTCGGAAATTGCAGCAGTCCTCCCTTACCACATAGAAAAAGTAATTGTCGATGCATACCAAGCGAGAGCACCACAGCTTTATCTTAAATTAATACAATATTCTGTAAAACGGGTCGAGGGTTTATCtttcaagcaaaagaaggatgcATGCCTTCCCTTGCTCTAATCCACCAGTGAATCGTCCATAGTATGCTTTGAGAGTTGTGCAAGCAGATGACTAATAGAGTTTAtgttgctttgagatctatgcaatgTGTGATCTAATGGTAAATTCAGGCGAAGGAAGGCAAATCCTTCTTTCGTGTGAAGGATACAAACCGATCCCAGTAAGACATAAAGTAGATATCATCATTCACACCAACTAATCCCTATCATGCAGGCCTGATGCAGAACCGGAAGATTTTGCTGGGCTGGAGCATTTGGATGCGGAAGATCCAGGAAATCAGGAATAGAAGGCGAAGAGGATGAGGACGCTGATCGTGGAGGTTGAACGTGATTCAAACCCAGCAGTGGAGCGCTTGATTAAGAGTCATTCTGAATTTTAATTCTGTTTCGTTTGAGTCAAGAGTCAAGAGTCAAGGGTCCTTGTTTTGTTGCTGAATTAAGTCATGTCTGGTCCTGAGTTAAGTTGGGATTAGGAATCCTTGTTGGTTTAGGAATTCGTTTTATGTTTGGGTCCCATTGTTAAGGGTTAGGGTGTGTGTATGCGATCCTGTATAAGGCATCGTTAGAAGAgcgtttttttcttctttccgttTTTGTTTTCTGGTTTCGAGCCATCATCAATGAAAGAACAACACGCCGGATAGTTTCAGCGTAAAACTCTCTGTTTCATGCTCTGTTTCTGGTTGAGAAAACAGAGTTCTGTTGAGATTTGCGGAGCCTTCTCTGTTTCTGAATTTCTGTTTCAGATTCAGCAGCATTGGTGAATCAATCCCCACGCTTCTCTCCGCATCAAGGCCGCACCTAATCCTTTGCCTGGGGCTTATTTACAAGCCAAAAGCTTTTGCAGTATTGGTTTTATCAATATTTTGCTCCTTATGTTGGCAATATATTCATATCATCCccatatcatattatatatcAAGGATCTGTGATTtgagaaattttgaattttaaattttaaatttcaaattttaaattttgaatagcataaatttatgatttatcctagagatctatttattatttctttttatcaTTGTATCATCTCAATTGTAATCTTTTGTACATTTTcaaatataaatatacatgaTTACGACCTCCCTATATTGAGATAGGAAAAGTTTTccacaatatttttttctttcccacATATTCTTCTAATTCATATGATATCAAAGCCTTCAACTTTAGCTATCTCCATGGCATCCTCCTCCAATTCCATACCTGCACCTACCACTCTGCCTTCAATTATTATTCAACTTAAGTAGAATAATTTTATTATCTAAAAGGCATATATTTAACCTCTCTTAATAGCCAACCGACCATAGTATTTTGTAGATGGCACGACCTTGCCTCTTCCTCTAACGATTATCCCAACTTCAGATGACAGAAGAAGCTAAGAGAGAAAGCCATAGTCGCAACATGGAGTGATAGCGATGAATCAAGTTCAAGGGAGGAGACCCAAGAGATAGTAAACTCTGAACACATTAATGATTTCACCTTTGACAAGCTTCAAGAACCTTTCAATGAATTACTAGATAAGTTTAGGAAGCTTGGTCAAAGAAATAGAGAACTAAAACTATAAAAATGAAGAAATATGAAAAGCAAAACAATCGTTacaagaagaaaataagaaccaaagaaaagaagtaAATAAGCTAAAACAAATTATAGATAAATTTACATTAAGTTAtgaaaattcaaatatgatcCTAGATTTCCAACGAGCTATTTTTGACAAAACTGAACTTGGCTATAATCTTttacaaaaatagaaattattaaaaaatatattttttaaatcatcAAGCAAACACTCAAGCAAGACAACATGTCTCAAGTGTGCAAAAATTGGGCACAAATTCTTTACCTGCAGTTATAGAGTAAGTAGCTTAATTAGTAAAGTAGCAATTAAGAAAATAtaagttccaaaaggaaccataataGTTAACCATTAAGGACCCAAGAATGTTTAAGTGCCTAAGACAAAAACTTGATTTTTATGGTGCAAGTGTGTCTAGCAACCCATGGATTAAATAGAAGAGGGAACTTGGATAGAGAGTGCTCTATACACATAATAGGAGATGAATCACAactcattttttttaagaaaaaagatgGAGGGGTGATTACCATTGGCGACAATGGCAAATGGAAGATCAATGGAATTAACAACATCAGTATCACTCCCTTTACCTTTATTGAGAATGTACTATgagttgatggtcttaaacataatcaACTTAGTATTAGTCaactatgtgataaaggttttaaAGTAGTATTTGAATCCTCTATATGCATTGTTTCCAGTCCCAATGAGGATGGCATAAAATTAACAGGACATGGAATGGAAATGTATACATGGTTAATCTAGACCATTTatccaagaaaaatatatagtgcTAGGTCATGATGATTGCCAAAATCGATGAAACTAGTTGGTTATGACATCGTAGattagctcatgcaagcatggatctTATTTCAAAATTAGCTAGAAAAGATCTAGTTGTAGGTTTACCCAAATTAAGTTTTGAACAAGATAAATTTTGATGTGTGTGCcaattaggaaagcaaacaagagtctcttttaaatcaaaaaatatggtTTCAACTTTTaggcttttaaaacttttgcatACAGATTAATTTGGGCCAACTAGAACTATAAGTCTAGGTAGCAAACGATTTGGTTTTGTCATCATTGATGACTTTTCAAGATTTACATGGATTTTAtttctagcacataaagataaaaaaatttctGCATTCTCAAAACTTCACAAAAGAATTCAAATGAAAAAGCTATGCAGGTTCTTAAAATCAGAAGAGATCATAgaactaaatttgaaaatcaagatATTGAAAGGTTCTGTAATTAAAATGACAATGAACACAATATACACATTCTAAATAGAGTCTTAATTAGACTATTACTAAAGAAAACACCCTATgagctttggaaaaatagaaaatctaaCATtggatattttcatatttttggttgcAAATATTTTGTACTTAACAATTGTGAagataaattagaaaaatttgatgccaaatTCGATAAGTCAATTTTTCTTGGATACTCATCTTCTAGCAAGGCATATAAAGTATCCAATAAGAGAACGCTAATAGTATAAGAGTCTATATATCTTGTATTTGATTAGACTAATGATCctctttcaagaaaaaatatatttttgatgatgatgcagattcATTGGGCAAGGAAATAAAAGACCTCACCTTGAATGACATATCTACACAAGATGCAATGGACCATAAAGAAAAAGATAGTGGTGGTGATCAAGAAGAAGAGGATCGGCTACAGCAACAATCTCAGGGTAGACATGACTTGCCTAGATAATAGAGTCCATTTGGGCTCTCTAATGCACCAAGCACATTCATATGCCTCATGAGTCAAATCTTCAAGTCTTATATAGGTAAATTTGTCGTTGTTTACTTTGACGACATTTTGGTCTATAGCAGGGATCAAGAGCGACACTTGGAGCATCTTAGACAAATCTTTATGATGTTGTGAAAGGAGAAGCTCTATGTCAACCTTTGCAAATGCGACTTCTTGACCGGTAGCCTAATATTTTTGCATTATATGGTCACTGCGAACGGCATCAAAGTTGatcctaagaagattgaagctatCTCTAGTTGGCCGGAACCTCGTACCATTCACGAGATCCGGAGCTTTCATGGGTTGACCACATTTTATTGAAGGTTTATACGATATTTCAGTTCTATTATGGCCCCCATTACAAATTGTTTGAAAGATGGATCCTATCAATGGACTATGGAGGCTCAAGAAAGATTTGAGAAGCTTAAGGTATTAATGACAACCGCCCCTATCCTTGCCTTGCcggattttgaaaaatttttcaAGGTGGATCGTGATGCCTCTAATGTGGGCATTGGCATGGTGCTTAGTCAAGAAGGATACCTATTGCCTTCTTTAGTGCCAAACTTGGAGATGGGTGAAAGAACTATTCAACATATGATAAAGAATTTTATGCTATTGTTGAGGCTCTTCGTCATTGGCGGCACTATCTTGTGACTAAAGAATTTGTTCTCTACTCCGATCATGAAGCCTTACGATTCCTCAATACTCAACACAAGCTTAGTGCAAGGCATGCCAAGTGGATTGAATTTTTGCAATCTTTACCTTCACCATCCATCATAAAATTGGAAGTCTCAATCAAGTTGCGGGTGCTCTTAGTTGAAGACATGCTTTGTTGTCAACCTTGGAGATTAAGGTAATCGGTTTTGATTTTATCAAAGATCTCTATTCTAATGATGATTATTTTGGCGAGATTTGGGCTTGATGCAGTGATGCTCCTCATGAAAATTATTCAATTCAAGAAGGTTACTTGTTTAAAGATAACCAATTTACGTATTCCTATTTGCTCTCTTCGCCCAGCAATAATCAAAGAAGGCCACAATGGAGGATTTAGAGGACACTTTGGCCGAGACAAGACTTTAATCGttgtcaaagaaaatttcttttgGCGAAGATGAGAAAGGATGTAGAGAGATATGTAAACTTATGTCGAACCTACCATATTGCAAAAGCCAAGCTCAAAACACCGGCCTTTATACTCTTCCTATACCTCAAGCTCCATGGGGGGATGTAAGTATTAATTTCGTCCTTAGTCTTCCTCGCACTCAACGTGGAAAGGATTCGGTCATGGTGGTTGTTGATCGATTCTCTAAAATGTTGCCGATCTTTATTTTCGAGAGATCGTCAAACTTCATGGCATCCCAAAGACTTTCACTTCGGACCGAGATCCATAATTTGTAGGATACTTTTGGTGGACTTTATGGGCGAAATTGGGCACCGAACTTCAGTTCAGTTCTTCTCATCATCCACAAACTGATGGTCAAATAAAAGTGGTGAATCAAAGCCTTGGCAATCTTATTCGAAGTTATTTGGGCAACAACAAGAAGCATGGGACTTAATTCTTCCTCAAGCAAAGTTTGTATATAACTGCTCAAGTAGCTCTACTACCGGTATAGTCCTTTGAAGATCGTCTATGGGTGCAATCCTAATGGCCCCCTTGATCTATCTCGCCTTTCTCATGTTGTTCGATTTAGCAGTGATGCAGAAGCAAGAGCTAGTGAAATCAAAAAGATGCATGAGCAAGTTCGATCCAAGATTGAAAAGAGCAATCAAAAGTTTAAGGAGACAGCTGATAAGTATCGACGTTCGGCATCATTTAAAGAAAGGTGACCTTGTTATGGATTCATCTTCGTAAAGAACGATTCCTCCATGGACGATATAGCAAAATTACAAGATCGTGCCGATGGACCATTTTGAGTTCTTAAGCATATTGGAGAAAATGCCTATCAATTGAACTTTTCGGTGACTATGGAGTTTCTGCTACTCCCAATATTTTCTGATCTAATTCCATATCATGATGATGAAGAGGCATTGGACAACTAGAGGACGAGTTGAGCTTCAACCAGGGCAGTATGATGCAGGTGCATGGACGTCATACAACTTTTACGCCATTTTCATGGTATTAAATGGCCGAATTTAGCAAAGTTATTAAGATGAAAGTTCAtgtctcttttctcctcttttcaacaagcctaaatattaaaattagagTTATGAAAAGTTATAGATATTTTAAGAGGCAGGTGTCTTTTgaccttttaattttttaagaaaatttagTTTTGGCTTTGATGTCTTTTAATTGCGTGAGTTACCCATATTAGGGTCACTCTtgacctttcattttcttttatcttttcatGTTACCCATGACTTGCCTATAAATAGTCATAAATTGTAATGAGGAGGCATCCAAGTTTTTGAATGAAAGTTATCTCCTCCGTGCACAAAAAATTGTTCTTatcttttctcccacttccattggaTTGCAAATTGATCCAAGCGGTGTCAGATGGTATCTTCATTAGCCAAATCAAGTATACaaaaaaatcttgaaaaaatttggcatgaaaaaatccaagcacattggTACCGCTATGAGCTCCCCTTGTAAATTAGACAAAGATGAGCATGGTAAGAGTATTAATTTAATGCTTTATCAAGGCATGATAGGTTTGCGATTATATCTTACTGCTAATTGACCTAT
Above is a genomic segment from Phoenix dactylifera cultivar Barhee BC4 unplaced genomic scaffold, palm_55x_up_171113_PBpolish2nd_filt_p 000645F, whole genome shotgun sequence containing:
- the LOC103696010 gene encoding uncharacterized protein LOC103696010 translates to MGAALSIFLAILLLSIINGGWGAPCSVSEIAIDQARTGDIVEGKPEYEVTVSNKCDCAQSKVFVQCYGLSSVEPVDRRAIRPVDAERCVLGEGQPIPRGVRIKFKYAWMTPQDFPVVSSHVHC